In the genome of Raphanus sativus cultivar WK10039 chromosome 4, ASM80110v3, whole genome shotgun sequence, one region contains:
- the LOC108849970 gene encoding defensin-like protein 182 has translation MQRTTSLVFLVNFLIMFTSVVNQSRAGTCVATLGPCENCDQKCLAQYGPSVHTQCGNSLCLCIYQCPPPPPKVCNGGAGLCSQNCPANCCDMNCAKKYNAGHGSCVTLGNFNLCQCTYSC, from the exons ATGCAGAGGACGACTTCACTTGTATTCCTTGTTAACTTTCTTATCATGTTTACCTCAG TTGTAAATCAGAGTAGAGCAGGAACATGCGTTGCGACTCTAGGCCCTTGTGAGAACTGTGACCAGAAATGCCTGGCCCAATACGGACCATCAGTTCACACCCAATGTGGGAATTCGCTGTGCTTATGCATCTACCAGTGCCCACCTCCACCGCCTAAAGTGTGCAACGGTGGGGCTGGTCTCTGTTCTCAGAATTGTCCTGCTAATTGCTGTGATATGAATTGTGCAAAAAAGTATAATGCTGGACATGGATCTTGTGTCACGCTTGGTAATTTTAATTTGTGCCAATGTACGTACTCTTGCTAA
- the LOC108853174 gene encoding glycosyltransferase BC10-like — translation MKAAKRWSVGNLASLPGARHRAPARRRLWMIMALSLIIMTLSLITMLAIMAYMYPHHSKRACYMISSRGCQALADWLPPSLREYSDDEIAARVVIREIMSNAPVIRRDSKIAFMFLTPGTLPFERLWDRFFQGHEGKFSVYIHASKERPVHHSQYFANREIRSDEVVWGRISMVDAERRLLANALRDPANQQFVLLSESCVPLRSFEYIYNYLMYSNLSYVDCFDDPGQHGSGRHMDHMLPEIPKKYFRKGAQWFTMKRQHAIVIMADSLYYSRFRDYCGPGIENNKNCIADEHYLPTFFHMLDPGGISNWSVTQVDWSERQWHPKTYMPEDVTHELLNNLTSSDTVVHVTSVGMGEEILMPCMWNGIKRPCFLFGRKFHPDTLDKLLDLFSNYTRSVSWHL, via the exons ATGAAGGCAGCTAAGAGGTGGAGTGTAGGAAACCTAGCGTCATTGCCTGGAGCTCGCCACCGTGCTCCTGCAAGAAGAAGGCTATGGATGATCATGGCGCTTTCACTGATCATCATGACGCTTTCACTGATCACCATGTTGGCTATAATGGCTTACATGTACCCTCATCACAGCAAACGTGCTTGTTACATGATTTCATCAAGGGGATGCCAGGCTTTAGCTGACTGGCTTCCCCCTTCTCTTAGAGAGTATTCTGATGATGAGATTGCTGCACGAGTAGTGATTAGAGAAATAATGAGTAACGCTCCTGTTATAAGAAGGGACTCCAAGATTGCATTCATGTTCTTGACTCCTGGTACATTGCCTTTTGAGAGGCTTTGGGACAGATTTTTCCAG GGCCATGAAGGGAAGTTCTCTGTTTATATACATGCATCAAAGGAAAGGCCAGTTCACCACAGTCAATACTTTGCCAACCGCGAAATTCGCAGTGATGAG GTGGTGTGGGGAAGAATATCAATGGTTGATGCAGAGAGAAGGTTGTTAGCTAATGCTCTTAGAGACCCTGCAAACCAGCAATTTGTTTTACTCTCTGAGAG TTGTGTGCCACTTCGAAGTTTTGAGTACATTTACAATTACCTGATGTACAGTAATCTCAGCTATGTTGACTG CTTTGACGATCCAGGACAACATGGATCAGGCAGGCATATGGATCACATGTTGCCTGAAATTCCAAAGAAGTATTTTCGAAAGGGTGCACAG TGGTTCACCATGAAGAGACAACACGCCATAGTAATCATGGCAGACAGTCTTTACTACTCTAGATTCAGGGATTACTGTGGG cCAGGTATAGAGAACAACAAGAACTGCATAGCTGATGAACACTATCTGCCAACATTCTTTCAT ATGCTTGATCCGGGTGGCATTTCTAACTGGAGTGTAACACAAGTTGACTGGTCTGAGAGACAGTGGCATCCCAAAACATACATGCCTGAGGATGTCACACACGAGTTACTAAACAACCTCAcg TCTAGTGACACCGTCGTACATGTCACAAGTGTTGGAATG GGTGAAGAAATATTGATGCCTTGTATGTGGAACGGAATCAAAAGACCTTGCTTCTTGTTTGGAAGGAAGTTTCACCCGGACACGCTTGATAAACTCTTGGATCTCTTCTCCAACTACACAAGATCGGTCTCTTGGCATTTGTGA
- the LOC108849971 gene encoding subtilisin-like protease SBT2.6 isoform X2, with protein sequence MLRRSPGVKSVSRDWKVRKLTTHTPQFLGLPTDVWPTGGGYDRAGEDIVIGFIDSGIFPHHPSFASHHTSVPYGPHPSYKGKCEDDPRTKLSFCNGKIIGAQHFAEAAKAAGAFNPDVDFASPMDGDGHGSHTAAIAAGNNGVPVRMHGYEFGKASGMAPRARIAVYKALYRLFGGFVSDVVAAIDQAVHDGVDILSLSVGPNSPPTTTKTTFLNPFDATLLGAVKAGVFVAQAAGNGGPFPKTLVSYSPWITTVAAAIDDRRYKNHLTLGNGKMLAGIGLSPSTRPHRSYKMVSANDVLLGSSGVRYNPSDCQKPEVLNKKLVEGNILLCGYSFNFVAGSASIKKVAETARHLGAAGFVLVVENVSPGTKFDPVPSGIPGILITDVSKSMDLIDYYNVTTSRDWMGRVKSFKAEGSIGDGLEPILHKSAPEVALFSARGPNTKDFSFQDADLLKPDILAPGSLIWSAWSQNGTDEANYVGEGFALISGTSMAAPHIAGIAALVKQKHPQWSPAAIKSALMTTSTVMDRAGRPLQAQQYSETETMTLVKATPFDYGSGHVNPSAALDPGLVFDAGYEDYLGFLCTTPGINAHEIRNFTNTPCNYRMRHPSNFNSPSIAVSHLVRTQTVTRRVTNVAEEEETYTITSRMEPSIAIEVSPPAMTLRAGASREFSVTLTVRSVTGAYSFGEVTLKGSRGHKVSLPVVALGQKR encoded by the exons ATGCTTCGTCGCTCGCCTGGTGTGAAATCCGTGAGCAGAGACTGGAAAGTGAGGAAGCTCACCACACACACACCGCAGTTCTTGGGGTTACCGACCGATGTGTGGCCGACAGGTGGTGGCTACGACAGAGCAGGGGAAGATATTGTGATTGGGTTTATAGACTCTGGGATCTTTCCTCATCACCCTAGCTTTGCCTCTCACCATACATCAGTTCCTTATGGCCCTCATCCTAGTTACAAAGGGAAGTGTGAGGATGATCCTCGTACTAAGCTTAGCTTCTGCAATGGGAAGATCATAGGAGCTCAGCATTTTGCTGAAGCTGCTAAAGCTGCTGGTGCGTTTAACCCTGATGTTGACTTTGCTTCACCTATGGATGGCGATGGACATGGAAG TCATACGGCAGCTATTGCAGCTGGGAATAATGGTGTTCCGGTGAGGATGCACGGCTATGAGTTTGGAAAAGCAAGTGGGATGGCTCCTCGTGCTAG gaTTGCTGTTTACAAAGCTCTCTATAGGCTTTTTGGAGGGTTTGTATCTGATGTTGTTGCTGCCATTGATCAG GCTGTTCATGATGGAGTTGATATATTGAGCCTCTCGGTTGGTCCAAACAGTCCTCCAACTACTACAAAGACAACCTTCTTAAACCCATTCGATGCTACACTTCTTGGAGCCGTGAAAGCTGGTGTATTCGTTGCTCAAGCTGCTGGAAACGGAGGTCCATTTCCGAAAACTCTGGTTTCATACAGCCCTTGGATAACTACTGTTGCTGCTGCGATCGATGACCGCAGATACAAGAACCATCTGACCCTCGGAAACGGAAAAATGCTTGCCGGAATAGGACTATCTC CTTCTACTAGACCTCACCGTTCTTACAAGATGGTCTCAGCAAACGATGTTCTGCTTGGTTCTTCTGGTGTGAGATACAATCCATCAGATTGCCAGAAGCCAGAAGTTTTGAATAAGAAGTTGGTTGAAGGAAACATTCTGCTTTGTGGGTATTCTTTTAACTTTGTTGCTGGCTCAGCTTCCATCAAGAAAGTTGCTGAGACTGCTAGGCATCTTGGAGCAGCTGgttttgttcttgttgttgagaATGTTTCTCCAGGAACAAAGTTTGATCCTGTCCCTTCTGGCATTCCGGGGATTCTCATCACGGATGTCTCTAAGTCAATG gATTTGATTGATTACTACAATGTCACAACTTCAAGAGATTGGATGGGAAGAGTAAAGAGCTTTAAAGCTGAAGGAAGCATAGGAGACGGTCTGGAACCAATTCTCCACAAATCAGCACCTGAAGTGGCTCTGTTCTCAGCTCGAGGACCCAACACCAAAGATTTCAGCTTTCAGGATGCTGATCTCCTCAAACCAGACATTCTTGCTCCAGGCTCTCTCATCTGGTCTGCTTGGTCTCAGAACGGAACAGACGAGGCTAACTACGTCG GTGAAGGATTTGCACTGATCTCTGGCACAAGCATGGCTGCACCGCACATCGCCGGTATAGCTGCACTGGTGAAACAGAAGCATCCTCAGTGGAGTCCAGCCGCCATCAAATCAGCTCTGATGACGACTTCAACGGTCATGGACCGAGCAGGGAGGCCTCTCCAAGCGCAGCAGTACTCTGAAACAGAGACGATGACGCTCGTCAAAGCAACTCCGTTCGATTACGGTAGCGGCCACGTCAATCCAAGCGCCGCTCTGGACCCTGGCCTCGTCTTCGACGCAGGTTACGAGGACTACTTAGGTTTCTTGTGCACCACGCCAGGTATCAACGCTCACGAGATAAGGAACTTCACCAACACTCCTTGCAACTACAGAATGAGACACCCTTCGAACTTCAACTCGCCGTCTATAGCCGTCTCTCATCTGGTGAGGACGCAGACGGTGACGAGGAGAGTGACGAATGTTgcggaggaggaagagacgTACACGATCACATCGAGGATGGAGCCGTCTATTGCTATTGAAGTGAGTCCTCCTGCGATGACGCTTAGAGCGGGGGCTTCTAGAGAGTTCTCGGTGACTCTGACGGTGAGATCAGTGACCGGAGCTTATAGCTTCGGAGAGGTTACGTTGAAAGGAAGCCGTGGGCATAAAGTGAGTCTCCCAGTGGTTGCCTTGGGACAAAAGCGATGA
- the LOC108849971 gene encoding subtilisin-like protease SBT2.6 isoform X1 translates to MDMCCKVVVFFAILYTVTAEIYIVTMEGDPIISYHGGVNGFEATAVDSDEKIDTTSELVTSYGRHLERKHDMLLGMLFQEGSYKKLYSYKHLINGFSAHLSPDQAEMLRRSPGVKSVSRDWKVRKLTTHTPQFLGLPTDVWPTGGGYDRAGEDIVIGFIDSGIFPHHPSFASHHTSVPYGPHPSYKGKCEDDPRTKLSFCNGKIIGAQHFAEAAKAAGAFNPDVDFASPMDGDGHGSHTAAIAAGNNGVPVRMHGYEFGKASGMAPRARIAVYKALYRLFGGFVSDVVAAIDQAVHDGVDILSLSVGPNSPPTTTKTTFLNPFDATLLGAVKAGVFVAQAAGNGGPFPKTLVSYSPWITTVAAAIDDRRYKNHLTLGNGKMLAGIGLSPSTRPHRSYKMVSANDVLLGSSGVRYNPSDCQKPEVLNKKLVEGNILLCGYSFNFVAGSASIKKVAETARHLGAAGFVLVVENVSPGTKFDPVPSGIPGILITDVSKSMDLIDYYNVTTSRDWMGRVKSFKAEGSIGDGLEPILHKSAPEVALFSARGPNTKDFSFQDADLLKPDILAPGSLIWSAWSQNGTDEANYVGEGFALISGTSMAAPHIAGIAALVKQKHPQWSPAAIKSALMTTSTVMDRAGRPLQAQQYSETETMTLVKATPFDYGSGHVNPSAALDPGLVFDAGYEDYLGFLCTTPGINAHEIRNFTNTPCNYRMRHPSNFNSPSIAVSHLVRTQTVTRRVTNVAEEEETYTITSRMEPSIAIEVSPPAMTLRAGASREFSVTLTVRSVTGAYSFGEVTLKGSRGHKVSLPVVALGQKR, encoded by the exons TGAATTGGTGACTTCATATGGGCGTCACCTTGAGAGGAAACATGACATGCTTCTTGGAATGCTCTTCCAAGAAGGATCATACAAAAAGCTTTACAGCTACAAACACCTCATCAACGGATTCTCAGCTCATCTCTCCCCTGATCAG GCGGAGATGCTTCGTCGCTCGCCTGGTGTGAAATCCGTGAGCAGAGACTGGAAAGTGAGGAAGCTCACCACACACACACCGCAGTTCTTGGGGTTACCGACCGATGTGTGGCCGACAGGTGGTGGCTACGACAGAGCAGGGGAAGATATTGTGATTGGGTTTATAGACTCTGGGATCTTTCCTCATCACCCTAGCTTTGCCTCTCACCATACATCAGTTCCTTATGGCCCTCATCCTAGTTACAAAGGGAAGTGTGAGGATGATCCTCGTACTAAGCTTAGCTTCTGCAATGGGAAGATCATAGGAGCTCAGCATTTTGCTGAAGCTGCTAAAGCTGCTGGTGCGTTTAACCCTGATGTTGACTTTGCTTCACCTATGGATGGCGATGGACATGGAAG TCATACGGCAGCTATTGCAGCTGGGAATAATGGTGTTCCGGTGAGGATGCACGGCTATGAGTTTGGAAAAGCAAGTGGGATGGCTCCTCGTGCTAG gaTTGCTGTTTACAAAGCTCTCTATAGGCTTTTTGGAGGGTTTGTATCTGATGTTGTTGCTGCCATTGATCAG GCTGTTCATGATGGAGTTGATATATTGAGCCTCTCGGTTGGTCCAAACAGTCCTCCAACTACTACAAAGACAACCTTCTTAAACCCATTCGATGCTACACTTCTTGGAGCCGTGAAAGCTGGTGTATTCGTTGCTCAAGCTGCTGGAAACGGAGGTCCATTTCCGAAAACTCTGGTTTCATACAGCCCTTGGATAACTACTGTTGCTGCTGCGATCGATGACCGCAGATACAAGAACCATCTGACCCTCGGAAACGGAAAAATGCTTGCCGGAATAGGACTATCTC CTTCTACTAGACCTCACCGTTCTTACAAGATGGTCTCAGCAAACGATGTTCTGCTTGGTTCTTCTGGTGTGAGATACAATCCATCAGATTGCCAGAAGCCAGAAGTTTTGAATAAGAAGTTGGTTGAAGGAAACATTCTGCTTTGTGGGTATTCTTTTAACTTTGTTGCTGGCTCAGCTTCCATCAAGAAAGTTGCTGAGACTGCTAGGCATCTTGGAGCAGCTGgttttgttcttgttgttgagaATGTTTCTCCAGGAACAAAGTTTGATCCTGTCCCTTCTGGCATTCCGGGGATTCTCATCACGGATGTCTCTAAGTCAATG gATTTGATTGATTACTACAATGTCACAACTTCAAGAGATTGGATGGGAAGAGTAAAGAGCTTTAAAGCTGAAGGAAGCATAGGAGACGGTCTGGAACCAATTCTCCACAAATCAGCACCTGAAGTGGCTCTGTTCTCAGCTCGAGGACCCAACACCAAAGATTTCAGCTTTCAGGATGCTGATCTCCTCAAACCAGACATTCTTGCTCCAGGCTCTCTCATCTGGTCTGCTTGGTCTCAGAACGGAACAGACGAGGCTAACTACGTCG GTGAAGGATTTGCACTGATCTCTGGCACAAGCATGGCTGCACCGCACATCGCCGGTATAGCTGCACTGGTGAAACAGAAGCATCCTCAGTGGAGTCCAGCCGCCATCAAATCAGCTCTGATGACGACTTCAACGGTCATGGACCGAGCAGGGAGGCCTCTCCAAGCGCAGCAGTACTCTGAAACAGAGACGATGACGCTCGTCAAAGCAACTCCGTTCGATTACGGTAGCGGCCACGTCAATCCAAGCGCCGCTCTGGACCCTGGCCTCGTCTTCGACGCAGGTTACGAGGACTACTTAGGTTTCTTGTGCACCACGCCAGGTATCAACGCTCACGAGATAAGGAACTTCACCAACACTCCTTGCAACTACAGAATGAGACACCCTTCGAACTTCAACTCGCCGTCTATAGCCGTCTCTCATCTGGTGAGGACGCAGACGGTGACGAGGAGAGTGACGAATGTTgcggaggaggaagagacgTACACGATCACATCGAGGATGGAGCCGTCTATTGCTATTGAAGTGAGTCCTCCTGCGATGACGCTTAGAGCGGGGGCTTCTAGAGAGTTCTCGGTGACTCTGACGGTGAGATCAGTGACCGGAGCTTATAGCTTCGGAGAGGTTACGTTGAAAGGAAGCCGTGGGCATAAAGTGAGTCTCCCAGTGGTTGCCTTGGGACAAAAGCGATGA